A stretch of the Oceanicola sp. D3 genome encodes the following:
- a CDS encoding pyridoxal phosphate-dependent aminotransferase → MAFLSDTLTRVKPSPTIAVSNLAAELKAAGKDVIGLGAGEPDFDTPDNIKQAGIRAITEGKTKYTAVDGIPELKAAICAKLKRDNGLSYEPAQVSVGTGGKQILYNALMATLNPGDEVVIPAPYWVSYPDMTLLAGGEPVIAEAGAETNYKLTPEQLEAAITPKTKWLIFNSPSNPTGAGYTWDELKALTDVLLKHPHVWVMTDDMYEHLVYDDFEFCTPAQVEPQLYERTLTVNGVSKAYAMTGWRIGYAAGPKELIAAMRKIQSQSTSNPCSVSQWAAVEALNGSQDFIAPNNETFKRRRDLVVEMLNAAEGITCATPEGAFYVYPDVSGCIGKTSEGGKLISNDEEFCTALLEEKGVAAVFGAAFGLSPNFRVSYATSDENLKEACTRIQAFCAGLK, encoded by the coding sequence ATGGCCTTCCTCTCCGACACGCTCACACGCGTGAAGCCCTCGCCCACAATCGCCGTCTCCAACCTCGCCGCCGAGCTCAAGGCCGCCGGCAAGGATGTGATCGGCCTCGGCGCCGGCGAACCCGACTTCGACACGCCTGACAACATCAAGCAGGCGGGTATCCGGGCTATAACAGAGGGCAAGACCAAATATACAGCCGTAGACGGCATTCCAGAGCTGAAAGCGGCAATCTGCGCCAAGCTGAAGCGCGACAACGGGCTGAGCTACGAGCCTGCCCAGGTCTCCGTTGGCACCGGCGGCAAGCAGATTCTCTACAACGCCCTGATGGCCACGCTGAACCCCGGCGACGAGGTGGTGATTCCCGCGCCCTACTGGGTGTCCTACCCCGATATGACCCTGCTTGCAGGCGGCGAGCCGGTGATTGCCGAGGCCGGGGCCGAGACAAACTACAAGCTCACCCCCGAGCAGCTTGAAGCGGCGATCACGCCCAAAACCAAGTGGCTGATCTTCAACTCTCCCTCCAACCCCACCGGCGCGGGCTACACGTGGGACGAGCTGAAGGCGCTGACCGACGTGCTGCTGAAGCACCCCCACGTCTGGGTGATGACCGACGACATGTACGAACACCTCGTCTATGACGACTTCGAGTTCTGCACCCCGGCGCAGGTCGAGCCGCAGCTCTACGAGCGCACCCTCACGGTGAACGGCGTGTCGAAGGCCTATGCGATGACCGGCTGGCGCATCGGCTATGCCGCGGGCCCCAAAGAGCTGATCGCCGCAATGCGCAAGATCCAGAGCCAGAGCACCTCCAACCCCTGCTCGGTGTCCCAATGGGCCGCCGTCGAGGCGCTGAATGGCAGCCAGGATTTCATCGCCCCGAACAACGAAACCTTCAAGCGCCGCCGCGACCTTGTGGTGGAGATGCTGAACGCGGCGGAGGGCATCACCTGCGCCACCCCCGAGGGCGCCTTCTACGTCTACCCAGACGTGTCGGGCTGTATCGGCAAAACCTCCGAAGGCGGCAAGCTGATCTCGAACGACGAGGAGTTCTGCACCGCCCTGCTGGAAGAAAAAGGCGTCGCCGCCGTCTTCGGCGCCGCCTTCGGCCTCTCGCCCAACTTCCGCGTCAGCTATGCAACTTCGGACGAGAACCTGAAAGAAGCCTGCACCCGCATCCAGGCCTTCTGCGCCGGGCTGAAATAA
- a CDS encoding helix-turn-helix transcriptional regulator: MESESGSWFDAETATFGDRVAGAREALGWSQKQLAERLGVKVKTVKHWEGDASEPRANKLQMLAGMLGVSMRWLLSGEGPGVDAPLPEGVVPATAPAELAGLLAEIRAVRGEMSLQAQRLERLETRLEAALGATA, from the coding sequence ATGGAAAGCGAAAGCGGCAGCTGGTTTGACGCAGAGACGGCAACTTTTGGCGACCGGGTGGCCGGGGCGCGGGAGGCGCTGGGCTGGAGCCAGAAGCAACTGGCCGAGCGGCTGGGTGTGAAGGTGAAGACGGTGAAGCACTGGGAGGGTGATGCCAGCGAGCCGCGGGCCAACAAGCTGCAGATGCTGGCCGGGATGCTGGGCGTTTCGATGCGTTGGCTCCTTTCGGGCGAGGGCCCGGGGGTTGATGCGCCGCTGCCCGAGGGCGTTGTGCCCGCCACCGCGCCGGCCGAGCTGGCGGGCCTGCTGGCAGAAATCCGCGCGGTGCGTGGCGAGATGTCGCTTCAGGCGCAGCGGCTGGAGCGGCTGGAGACGCGGTTGGAGGCAGCTTTGGGGGCCACGGCGTGA
- a CDS encoding succinate dehydrogenase assembly factor 2 has product MSETREIRLKRLKIRAWRRGIKEMDLLLGGFADSQMAGLSEAELDAFEALMDEADQDLLRWVTGLEPAPGHHLPMLRRVAPDAQLREA; this is encoded by the coding sequence GTGAGCGAGACCCGCGAGATCAGGCTGAAGCGCCTGAAGATCCGCGCATGGCGGCGGGGGATCAAGGAGATGGACCTGCTGTTGGGCGGCTTTGCCGACAGCCAGATGGCCGGGCTTTCGGAGGCGGAACTGGATGCCTTCGAGGCGCTGATGGATGAGGCCGATCAGGACTTGCTGCGCTGGGTCACCGGGCTGGAGCCGGCACCGGGGCACCACCTGCCAATGCTGCGCCGGGTGGCGCCGGATGCGCAGCTGCGCGAGGCGTAA
- a CDS encoding MarR family winged helix-turn-helix transcriptional regulator: MSIHSPVAPSLRQGFMGGYLETLALVERLHRLLLDVIKDEFERVGVLEINAVQALLLFNVGDHEVTAGELKTRGYYQGSNVSYNLKKLVELGFMHHQRCEIDRRSVRVRLTERGRHIRDLVAELFERHAEGLQTSGAIDMDGLEVITAALRRMERYWGDQIRYIY; the protein is encoded by the coding sequence ATGAGCATCCATTCCCCCGTCGCCCCCAGCCTGAGGCAGGGCTTCATGGGCGGCTACCTCGAAACGCTGGCACTGGTGGAGCGGCTCCATCGGCTTCTTCTCGATGTCATCAAGGACGAGTTCGAGCGTGTCGGCGTGCTGGAGATCAACGCGGTGCAGGCGCTGCTGTTGTTCAACGTGGGCGACCATGAGGTGACAGCCGGCGAATTGAAGACGCGCGGCTACTATCAGGGCTCCAACGTCAGCTACAATCTCAAGAAGCTGGTGGAACTGGGCTTCATGCACCATCAGCGCTGCGAGATTGACCGACGCTCGGTGCGGGTGCGTCTGACCGAGCGGGGCCGCCATATTCGCGATCTGGTGGCCGAGCTCTTCGAGCGCCATGCCGAGGGCTTGCAGACCAGCGGGGCCATCGACATGGACGGGCTGGAGGTGATCACCGCCGCGCTCCGCCGGATGGAACGCTATTGGGGCGACCAGATCCGCTATATTTACTAG
- a CDS encoding DUF1194 domain-containing protein gives MSLRRPFIFLRQVLRGVRGAGPSLATCAMLALPAAAQDSCRQALALGLDVSGSVDLEEYRLQLDGLAEALSDPEVATALLTGTDRPVLLAVYEWSDESFQRLLIDWIAITTPDRLSGVAQRLRETPRQPAPHTTAIGAAMLFGAALLARAPACPKRTIDLSGDGKNNSGPRPQDVRDTPPLAGIVVNGLTIGQPPLDHATPSLGELSAYYRAQVIHGPGAFVMTAEGFDSYAEAMARKLLKELEGAPMAALPATGPRLTATP, from the coding sequence ATGAGCCTGCGCCGCCCGTTCATTTTCTTGCGGCAAGTACTCCGGGGTGTGCGAGGGGCTGGCCCCTCGCTCGCCACCTGCGCCATGCTCGCCCTGCCCGCTGCGGCGCAAGACAGCTGCCGCCAGGCTCTCGCCCTCGGCCTCGATGTGTCCGGCTCCGTCGATCTTGAAGAATACCGTCTCCAGCTCGATGGCCTCGCTGAAGCGCTCTCTGACCCCGAGGTTGCCACCGCCCTGCTCACCGGCACCGATCGACCGGTGCTGCTGGCGGTGTACGAATGGTCCGACGAGAGCTTTCAGCGGCTGCTGATCGACTGGATCGCCATCACCACGCCCGACAGGCTTTCGGGTGTGGCCCAGCGCCTGCGCGAAACCCCGCGCCAGCCTGCGCCGCACACCACCGCCATTGGCGCGGCCATGCTGTTCGGCGCCGCCCTGCTCGCCCGGGCCCCCGCCTGCCCCAAGCGCACCATCGACCTCTCCGGCGATGGCAAAAACAACTCCGGCCCGCGCCCGCAAGACGTGCGCGACACACCGCCCCTTGCGGGGATCGTGGTGAACGGGCTGACAATCGGCCAACCCCCGCTCGATCACGCAACCCCCTCGCTGGGCGAGCTCTCGGCCTATTACAGGGCGCAGGTGATCCACGGGCCGGGTGCCTTTGTGATGACGGCGGAGGGGTTTGATTCCTATGCCGAGGCCATGGCCCGCAAGCTGCTCAAGGAGCTCGAAGGCGCCCCGATGGCCGCCCTCCCCGCAACCGGCCCCCGCCTCACCGCCACCCCCTGA
- a CDS encoding DUF1287 domain-containing protein — protein MRLFALLIALAGPVGADPGSDLATAAEEQVGVTVIYDPAYVGLAFPGGDLPRSRGVCTDVVIRAMRDAWGIDLQAVVNVDMKANFAAYPTIWGLKTTDRNIDHRRVPNLETLFTRAGAALPLTSDPAGFRPGDIVSFRLTGSNLPHIGIIAADRATDGTPLVTHNIGWGTRTENMLFDHPMTGHFRLAEPARAWLAAR, from the coding sequence ATGAGGCTCTTCGCGCTGCTCATCGCCCTCGCCGGCCCTGTCGGCGCCGATCCGGGCAGCGATCTGGCCACGGCGGCGGAGGAGCAGGTTGGCGTGACGGTGATCTACGATCCGGCCTATGTCGGGCTGGCGTTTCCCGGCGGCGACCTGCCGCGTTCGCGCGGGGTCTGCACCGATGTGGTGATCCGCGCCATGCGTGACGCCTGGGGCATCGACCTTCAGGCCGTGGTCAACGTCGATATGAAGGCGAATTTTGCCGCCTACCCGACGATCTGGGGCCTCAAAACCACCGATCGCAACATCGACCACCGCCGCGTACCCAATCTCGAAACCCTCTTTACCCGCGCCGGGGCTGCCCTGCCACTCACCTCCGACCCCGCGGGTTTTCGGCCCGGCGACATCGTCAGCTTTCGCCTCACCGGCTCAAACCTGCCGCACATCGGCATCATCGCAGCTGACCGCGCCACCGATGGCACCCCGCTTGTCACCCATAACATCGGCTGGGGCACGCGGACCGAGAACATGCTGTTCGATCACCCGATGACCGGCCATTTCCGCCTTGCCGAGCCCGCCCGCGCCTGGCTCGCTGCACGATGA
- a CDS encoding DUF817 domain-containing protein — MDPRIHIDGGTRRLERGMGDWARRRLPGWLAELVMFTLKQGWAALFGGLLLVAILATKAIWQPGWPVARYDFLVVFALATQVLFLWARLETWEEAKVIALFHLTGTAMEFFKVQAGSWSYPEAGMLKIMGVPMFSGFMYASIGSYIARVARIFEMRFAPYPPFWMTVVLAVAIYVNFFAHHFLPDIRLALFAATVLLFARTRVWFYVGTRPLWMPLPLTAFLVALMVWVAENIGTVTGTWAYPGQHWTEMVSFSKMGSWYLLLFVAFVTVTLVMRDFLYRTPQRPPRRPLPHAEEEAAT; from the coding sequence ATGGACCCCCGCATCCACATAGACGGAGGCACGCGCCGGCTTGAGCGCGGCATGGGCGACTGGGCCCGCCGCCGCCTGCCGGGTTGGCTGGCCGAGCTGGTCATGTTCACCCTCAAACAGGGCTGGGCCGCGCTTTTCGGCGGGCTGCTGCTGGTGGCGATCCTTGCCACAAAGGCCATCTGGCAGCCGGGCTGGCCAGTCGCCCGCTATGATTTTCTCGTGGTCTTCGCGCTCGCCACGCAGGTGCTCTTCCTCTGGGCGCGGCTGGAAACATGGGAGGAAGCCAAGGTCATCGCGCTCTTCCACCTCACCGGCACGGCAATGGAATTCTTCAAGGTGCAGGCGGGCAGCTGGTCTTACCCGGAGGCGGGCATGCTCAAGATCATGGGCGTGCCGATGTTCTCGGGCTTCATGTATGCCTCCATCGGCAGCTACATCGCCCGGGTCGCGCGGATCTTCGAAATGCGCTTCGCCCCCTACCCGCCGTTCTGGATGACGGTGGTGCTGGCGGTGGCGATCTACGTCAACTTCTTCGCCCATCACTTCCTGCCCGACATCCGCCTCGCGCTCTTTGCGGCCACCGTGCTGCTCTTCGCCCGCACCCGTGTCTGGTTCTACGTCGGCACCCGCCCGCTCTGGATGCCACTGCCGCTCACGGCCTTTTTGGTGGCGCTGATGGTCTGGGTGGCCGAGAATATCGGCACGGTAACCGGCACATGGGCCTACCCGGGGCAGCATTGGACGGAGATGGTGAGCTTTTCAAAGATGGGGTCGTGGTATCTGCTGCTCTTCGTGGCCTTCGTCACGGTCACCCTCGTGATGCGCGATTTCCTCTACCGCACGCCCCAACGCCCGCCGCGCCGCCCCCTGCCCCATGCCGAGGAGGAGGCCGCCACATGA
- a CDS encoding surface lipoprotein assembly modifier encodes MRPARGFGLMLGRSLLALLLLTAPALAQSRTVTPEETRKIAAQAVLSGQPAYGLDLARALLALDPGDVAAATTASRAARALGRYDEAQSYARQAWKSASGDKERYHASIAMAQALASDEKRTRAQFWLRRAAEFAPSDAARTGAQRDFAYVRGRNPWRSSVTLSLTPSSNINNGAASDRIEIGGLSFALSGDAQALSGTELALGLSTEYRIRSGRRTILRFGGSVEAKRYWLSGEAQDQAPQADASDYAYTSAELSFGITRAPKPRPRDAKGPGFGLFDAELAIGKSWYGGEELLTYTRARLGQTFRLAPKTSGWAAALGEWQDRIDNPARSLSSSELQLGVSHRFDAGRFTVIASTKEVNSDSALVAHSARKISAAFQLAEPVFTAETTLSAAFEHRDYEGALFGTEREDDRLKLGVNFFFAEADYYGFAPEVGVSWEKNDSTVDLYATETFGITFGLKSTF; translated from the coding sequence ATGCGCCCGGCCCGTGGCTTCGGGCTTATGCTGGGGCGCAGCTTGCTTGCGCTCCTGCTGCTGACGGCCCCTGCCCTCGCGCAATCGCGCACCGTAACACCGGAAGAAACCCGCAAGATCGCCGCCCAAGCGGTGCTTTCGGGGCAACCTGCCTACGGGCTCGATCTCGCCCGCGCCCTCCTCGCGCTCGACCCCGGCGATGTGGCCGCCGCCACCACCGCCAGCCGCGCCGCACGCGCGCTGGGGCGTTACGACGAAGCGCAATCCTATGCCCGCCAGGCCTGGAAATCCGCCTCGGGTGACAAGGAGCGCTACCACGCCTCCATCGCCATGGCGCAAGCCCTCGCCTCGGATGAAAAGCGCACCCGTGCCCAGTTCTGGCTGCGCCGGGCTGCCGAGTTCGCCCCAAGCGACGCCGCCCGCACCGGCGCACAGCGCGACTTTGCCTATGTGCGCGGGCGCAACCCTTGGCGCAGCTCCGTCACCCTCTCGCTGACGCCCTCTTCCAACATCAACAACGGCGCCGCCTCGGACCGGATCGAGATTGGCGGCCTCAGCTTTGCCCTCTCCGGCGATGCGCAGGCGCTCTCGGGCACCGAGCTGGCCCTCGGGCTTTCCACCGAATACCGCATCCGCTCAGGCCGCCGCACCATCCTGCGCTTTGGCGGCAGCGTGGAGGCCAAGCGCTACTGGCTGTCTGGCGAGGCACAGGATCAGGCACCGCAGGCCGACGCAAGCGATTATGCCTATACCTCCGCCGAGCTGTCCTTCGGCATCACCCGCGCGCCCAAACCCCGCCCGCGCGACGCGAAGGGCCCCGGCTTTGGCCTCTTCGACGCAGAGCTTGCCATCGGCAAAAGCTGGTATGGCGGCGAAGAGCTGCTCACCTACACCCGTGCCCGCCTTGGCCAAACCTTCCGCCTTGCGCCCAAAACCTCGGGCTGGGCGGCGGCGCTCGGGGAGTGGCAGGACCGGATCGACAACCCCGCCCGCTCGCTCTCTTCCAGCGAGCTCCAACTCGGCGTGTCGCATCGGTTCGACGCGGGCCGCTTTACCGTTATCGCCTCCACCAAGGAGGTGAACTCCGACAGCGCCCTCGTGGCCCATTCGGCCCGCAAGATCTCGGCCGCATTCCAACTGGCAGAGCCGGTCTTCACCGCCGAAACCACATTGTCTGCCGCCTTCGAACACCGGGACTATGAGGGCGCGCTCTTCGGCACCGAACGCGAAGATGACCGGCTCAAACTCGGGGTGAACTTCTTCTTCGCAGAGGCCGATTACTACGGCTTTGCCCCCGAGGTTGGCGTGAGCTGGGAGAAGAACGACAGCACCGTAGACCTTTACGCCACCGAAACCTTCGGCATCACCTTCGGGCTCAAATCCACCTTCTGA
- a CDS encoding thymidylate synthase — protein MKQYLDALREVLERGEQSSDRTGTGTVSAFGLQARYDLSRSFPLVTTKKLHLKSIIHELLWFLSGDTNIRYLKENGVRIWDEWADENGDLGPVYGRQWRDFPQLVPTDAVANGQRLYERRSVDQIATLVERIKATPDSRRLIVSAWNPGEVDEMALPPCHTLWQVRVLGGKLHLQLYQRSADMFLGVPFNIASYSLLAVMLAHVTGYEPGEFVHSIGDAHIYSNHMDQVREQLSREPREAPTLRLARDVESLFDFRFEDFVIEGYDPAPAIKAPVAV, from the coding sequence GTGAAGCAGTATCTTGATGCCTTGAGAGAGGTGCTGGAGCGCGGCGAGCAATCGAGCGACCGCACCGGCACGGGCACCGTCAGCGCCTTTGGGTTGCAGGCGCGCTATGATTTGAGCCGCTCGTTTCCGCTGGTTACGACGAAGAAGCTGCATCTGAAGTCGATCATCCATGAGCTTCTGTGGTTTCTCTCCGGCGATACCAACATCCGGTATCTGAAGGAAAACGGGGTGCGCATTTGGGACGAGTGGGCCGATGAAAACGGCGATCTCGGCCCGGTCTATGGCCGCCAGTGGCGCGATTTTCCGCAGCTTGTGCCGACCGATGCGGTGGCGAACGGGCAGCGGCTTTATGAGCGGCGCTCGGTCGATCAGATTGCAACGCTGGTGGAGCGGATCAAGGCCACGCCGGACTCGCGCCGCCTGATCGTCAGCGCCTGGAACCCTGGCGAGGTGGACGAGATGGCGCTGCCGCCCTGCCACACGCTCTGGCAGGTGCGGGTACTGGGCGGAAAGCTGCATTTGCAGCTTTATCAGCGCTCGGCGGATATGTTCCTTGGCGTGCCGTTCAACATTGCCAGCTACAGCCTGCTGGCGGTGATGCTGGCGCATGTGACGGGGTATGAGCCGGGGGAGTTCGTGCATTCGATTGGCGATGCGCATATTTACTCCAACCACATGGATCAGGTGCGCGAACAGCTTTCACGCGAGCCGCGCGAAGCGCCGACGCTGCGGTTGGCGCGGGACGTCGAGAGCCTGTTTGACTTCCGCTTCGAGGATTTCGTGATCGAGGGCTATGATCCCGCGCCCGCGATCAAGGCGCCGGTGGCCGTGTAA
- a CDS encoding dihydrofolate reductase, producing the protein MLSLIVARDRNGAIGKDGDIPWRAPEDLRFFKRETLGGAVIMGRKTWESLPKRPLPDRLNLVVSSRTDLGVDTFHRPDVAVNYAQELGYRRVYGIGGEGIFKAFMADADRLLITEVELEVEGADAFMPAFDEADWRLAGETVLREEGPRCVLREWLRR; encoded by the coding sequence ATGCTGAGCCTGATCGTTGCACGCGACCGGAACGGGGCAATCGGCAAGGATGGAGACATCCCGTGGCGGGCGCCGGAAGACCTGCGGTTTTTCAAGCGTGAAACGCTGGGCGGTGCGGTGATCATGGGCCGCAAAACCTGGGAGAGCCTGCCGAAGCGGCCCTTGCCGGACAGGCTGAACCTTGTGGTCTCGTCGCGCACCGACCTGGGTGTCGATACGTTTCACCGGCCTGATGTGGCCGTGAATTACGCACAGGAGCTAGGCTATCGGCGGGTCTATGGCATTGGCGGTGAAGGGATTTTCAAGGCCTTCATGGCAGATGCCGACCGGCTGCTGATCACCGAGGTCGAGCTGGAGGTGGAGGGGGCGGATGCCTTCATGCCGGCCTTTGACGAGGCCGATTGGCGGCTGGCGGGCGAAACCGTGCTGCGCGAGGAAGGTCCGCGCTGCGTGCTGCGCGAGTGGCTGCGGCGATAG
- the modA gene encoding molybdate ABC transporter substrate-binding protein: MKRIFLSALVALACLPLRAEPVTVFAAASLKGAMDEVVAAWGGEARISYAGSSALARQIEAGAPADVFISANPDWLDWLEAQGVALERADLLSNSMVLVSRADDLRVGIDQLKGDDRVAMALVEAVPAGIYGKAALESLALWESVGPRVVQADNVRAALALVALGEAPLGLVYATDALAEPGVAVVATFPEGSHPPIRYPVAALTEAGAPVMAFLQGAEAAEIFARHGFGLVSE, translated from the coding sequence ATGAAACGAATTTTCCTTTCAGCTCTGGTTGCCTTGGCCTGCCTGCCGCTGCGGGCCGAGCCTGTGACGGTGTTCGCCGCCGCCTCGCTGAAGGGCGCGATGGACGAGGTGGTGGCCGCCTGGGGCGGGGAGGCGCGGATCTCTTACGCGGGGTCTTCGGCGCTGGCTCGGCAGATTGAGGCGGGGGCGCCTGCGGATGTGTTTATCTCGGCCAACCCGGACTGGCTGGACTGGCTGGAGGCGCAGGGCGTGGCGCTAGAGCGGGCCGATTTACTGAGCAATTCCATGGTGTTGGTGTCGCGGGCGGATGACCTGCGCGTCGGGATCGACCAGTTGAAGGGCGATGACCGGGTGGCCATGGCGCTGGTGGAGGCCGTGCCCGCAGGGATCTACGGCAAGGCGGCGCTGGAAAGTTTGGCGCTTTGGGAGAGCGTGGGGCCGCGCGTGGTGCAGGCCGACAACGTGCGCGCGGCGCTGGCGCTGGTGGCGCTGGGAGAAGCGCCGCTGGGCCTTGTTTATGCAACCGACGCGCTGGCGGAGCCGGGGGTGGCGGTGGTGGCCACGTTTCCGGAGGGCAGCCACCCGCCGATCCGCTACCCGGTGGCGGCGCTGACAGAGGCGGGTGCGCCGGTGATGGCATTTTTGCAAGGTGCTGAAGCCGCAGAGATTTTTGCCCGCCACGGCTTTGGGCTGGTGTCAGAGTGA
- the modB gene encoding molybdate ABC transporter permease subunit: MSWLGPQEWAAVALSLKVAFWATLFALPPGIFVAVALARWRFPGREIVNGLVHLPLVLPPVVTGYLLLVTFGTKGWLGGALAEVGVVFAFRWTGAALAAGIMGFPLLVRAIRLSVEAVDPKLEQAAATLGASRFWVFVTVTLPLILPGVIAGGVLAFAKAMGEFGATITFVSNIPGETQTLPLAVHNFMQVPGAEASAWRLVVVSLVVAMGALLLSEWLSRRVAARVAGR, encoded by the coding sequence GTGAGCTGGCTTGGCCCGCAGGAGTGGGCGGCGGTTGCGCTTTCGCTCAAGGTGGCCTTCTGGGCCACGCTCTTTGCGCTGCCGCCGGGCATCTTCGTGGCCGTGGCGCTGGCGCGCTGGCGCTTTCCGGGCCGCGAGATCGTGAACGGGCTGGTGCATTTGCCGCTGGTGTTGCCCCCGGTCGTGACCGGATACCTGCTGCTAGTGACCTTTGGCACAAAGGGCTGGCTGGGCGGGGCGCTGGCCGAGGTTGGCGTGGTCTTCGCCTTCCGCTGGACAGGCGCGGCGCTGGCGGCTGGGATCATGGGATTTCCGTTGCTTGTCAGGGCGATACGGCTTTCGGTCGAGGCGGTCGACCCGAAGCTGGAGCAGGCGGCGGCAACGCTGGGGGCCTCGCGGTTTTGGGTGTTTGTCACGGTGACATTGCCGCTGATCCTGCCCGGGGTCATCGCGGGCGGGGTGTTGGCCTTCGCCAAGGCGATGGGCGAGTTTGGCGCGACGATCACCTTTGTTTCCAACATCCCCGGCGAAACCCAGACCTTGCCGCTGGCGGTGCATAACTTCATGCAGGTGCCGGGCGCGGAGGCCTCGGCCTGGCGGCTGGTGGTGGTGTCGCTGGTGGTGGCGATGGGGGCCTTGCTGCTGAGCGAGTGGCTCTCGCGCCGGGTGGCGGCACGGGTGGCCGGGCGATGA
- the modC gene encoding molybdenum ABC transporter ATP-binding protein has protein sequence MTLEVAIKVAQGGFTLDVEFAAPPGITVLYGRSGAGKTSIINAVAGLARPAAGRIAVDGEVLFDRALGVNLPAHKRRMGCIFQDARLFPHLTVAQNLRYGRWFSKAGPQEARVVEMLGIGPLLGRRPGALSGGERQRVAIGRALMAGPRMLLADEPLAALDEARKAEILPYFERLRDEMGVPVLYVSHAPAEVARLATTVVALDGGRVLRQGPAAEVLGDPRVTPLGPRAAGSVVEARVIRHHDDGLSELEAGGLKLHLPAVSHSEGSVLRVHIAAGDVMLATERPQGISALNVWPATVSDVRLGEGPGAIARLDAGGQVVLARITRRSVEALGLAPGREVFAVLKAVSVAPESVA, from the coding sequence ATGACGCTGGAGGTGGCGATCAAGGTGGCGCAGGGAGGCTTCACGCTGGATGTGGAGTTTGCCGCGCCGCCGGGGATCACCGTGCTCTATGGCCGCTCGGGGGCCGGGAAGACGAGCATTATCAATGCGGTGGCCGGCCTGGCGCGGCCTGCGGCGGGGCGGATTGCGGTGGATGGCGAGGTGCTGTTTGATCGCGCCCTTGGCGTGAACCTGCCCGCGCACAAGCGCCGGATGGGCTGCATTTTTCAGGATGCGCGGCTGTTTCCGCATCTCACCGTGGCGCAAAACCTGCGCTATGGGCGCTGGTTTTCCAAGGCCGGGCCACAGGAGGCGCGGGTGGTGGAGATGCTCGGGATCGGGCCGCTGTTGGGGCGTCGCCCCGGCGCGCTTTCGGGCGGCGAGCGGCAGCGGGTGGCGATTGGGCGGGCGCTGATGGCGGGGCCACGGATGCTGCTGGCCGATGAGCCGCTTGCCGCGCTGGACGAGGCCCGGAAGGCGGAGATTTTGCCCTATTTCGAGCGGCTGCGTGACGAGATGGGCGTTCCGGTGCTCTATGTCTCTCACGCGCCCGCCGAGGTGGCGCGGCTGGCCACCACGGTGGTGGCGCTCGATGGCGGGCGGGTGCTTCGGCAAGGGCCGGCGGCAGAGGTGCTGGGAGATCCGCGGGTGACGCCGCTTGGCCCGCGGGCCGCTGGCTCGGTGGTGGAGGCGCGGGTGATCCGGCACCACGATGACGGGCTTTCAGAGCTGGAAGCAGGCGGGCTGAAGCTGCATCTTCCGGCGGTAAGCCACTCGGAAGGCTCGGTTTTGCGGGTTCATATCGCAGCGGGGGACGTGATGCTGGCGACCGAAAGGCCGCAGGGCATATCGGCGCTGAACGTCTGGCCCGCGACAGTGAGTGACGTTCGGCTTGGCGAGGGGCCGGGCGCGATTGCGCGGCTGGATGCGGGCGGGCAGGTGGTGTTGGCGCGAATTACCCGCCGCTCGGTTGAGGCGTTGGGGCTGGCACCGGGGCGCGAGGTGTTTGCCGTGCTCAAGGCGGTTTCGGTCGCGCCGGAGAGCGTGGCTTAA
- a CDS encoding cold-shock protein gives MPTGTVKWFNTTKGYGFIAPDDGGKDVFVHISAVERAGLTGLADNQKISYDMIPGRDGRESAGDLKLL, from the coding sequence ATGCCCACCGGCACCGTGAAATGGTTCAATACGACTAAGGGTTATGGGTTTATTGCGCCCGATGATGGCGGCAAGGATGTGTTCGTTCACATCTCGGCCGTAGAGCGCGCAGGCCTGACTGGCTTGGCCGACAATCAGAAGATCAGCTACGATATGATCCCCGGTCGGGATGGCCGCGAAAGCGCGGGCGACCTCAAGCTGCTCTAA
- a CDS encoding arsenate reductase family protein: MKIYGLKTCDTCRKAVKTSGGALQDVRENPLTPEELGRFWATFGDALVNRKSTTWRQLSEAERAEEPLALLAAHPTLMKRPVVEKDGQLWLGWGPDVRAELGFA; the protein is encoded by the coding sequence ATGAAAATTTATGGGCTAAAAACCTGCGATACTTGCCGAAAAGCAGTGAAAACGAGTGGCGGGGCGCTGCAGGATGTGCGCGAAAATCCGCTTACGCCAGAGGAGCTGGGCCGGTTTTGGGCGACCTTCGGGGACGCTTTGGTGAACCGGAAATCGACCACGTGGCGGCAGCTGAGCGAGGCTGAACGGGCGGAGGAGCCGCTGGCCCTGCTGGCCGCGCATCCGACGTTGATGAAGCGGCCCGTGGTGGAAAAAGACGGGCAGCTTTGGCTCGGTTGGGGGCCGGATGTGCGGGCGGAACTGGGCTTTGCGTGA